Proteins from a single region of Cryptococcus neoformans var. grubii H99 chromosome 5, complete sequence:
- a CDS encoding eclair-PA, which translates to MRISQALFALPLLSVADALHFYFESNEKRCFLEELPSQTIVEGHYKAFLWNENEKQWKKDEAMGIHVTVEELATSHIVVDTRGPPDGRFTFTSHEPGDHNICLHSNITGGWLSNEHIKMYLDLTVGSSRFDNAADQTHVTTLSSKIRELNSKVADIQREQRYMREVEANFRDASERTNARAVWWSLLQIAVLIGAAVWQMRHLKVYFEDKKLR; encoded by the exons ATGAGGATTTCTCAAGCGCTTTTTGCGCTTCCATTGCTTTCCGTCGCCGAC GCCTTGCACTTTTATTTTGAATCCAACGAAAAAAGATGTTTTTTGGAAGAATTACCCAGTCAAACCATCGTGGAAG GCCACTACAAGGCGTTTTTGTGgaatgagaatgagaaacAATGGAAAAAGGACGAGGCCATGGGTATTCACGTGACTGTCGAG GAATTGGCAACTTCTCACATAGTCGTTGACACTCGGGGTCCCCCTGATGGTCGATTCACCTTCACTTCTCACGAACCCG GAGATCACAACATCTGTTTACATTCCAATATCACTGGCGGTTGGCTTTCCAATGAGCACATCAAAATGTATTTGGATCTGACTGTTGGATCTTCTCGGTTTGACAACGC GGCCGACCAAACTCATGTGACAACTCTTTCGTCTAAAATTCGCGAACTTAACAGCAAGGTTGCCGACATTCAACGCGAACAACGCTATATGCGTGAAGTCGAAGCAAACTTTAGGGACGCAAGCGAACGCACTAATGCGAGGGCAGTGTGGTGGAGCTTGTTGCAGATTGCTGTGTTGATTGGGGCTGCCGTTTGGCAGATGAGGCATCTCAAG GTTTACTTTGAGGATAAGAAGCTCAGATGA